The following DNA comes from Desulfurella sp..
TAAACTAATGTTTTTAATCACAATATAATTCAAATAATTTATATAAAAGCTATCGTTCTCATTTAAAACAACATTTTTATCATCTAATTGCATCTGTATAGTGCCTTTTAGAATATACCCAAATTTTTCTTCTTTTGGTTTTAAATCAATTCTATATTCAGTATCTGGTTTGATAATTTTATATGTTGGTTGCATTCTTTTAAAAGAAAGATTTGAGCATAATAATTTTTCTTCAATATAATTATTCTGACGTCTTATTTTTAAATATTCGTTTTTTTTGAAAAAAAATTTTTCATCTTGGGTATTATTGGAAACTATAATATCCCTAAAACTTAAATCCAGAGTATCTACAATCTTTTTTAATACTTTAAACGATGGTATAACTTTCCCTGTTTCAATTTGAGAAATATAAGCATCGGTATAGCCAATTTTTTTTGCCAGTTCTTTAATTGTCATACCAACTTTTTTTCTTTGCATTTTTATTTTTTCAGCATGTAAATTCATCGCTTACCCCCTCATTTAAGCGATTAATTAGTTTTTTCTTTTTAACTCAAAAACACAATATTTTGCTCCACATGCCTTACATTCAATTTCTTTAGGCTCAAAATTACCACCCATAAAAATTTCCAACATACCAGCAAGACTTCCTCCAAGTGGTAAACAAACCGGTTTTTTACTTGTTATACCATCAGCAAAAATAGAATTGTCAATTTTAATTAAGGCAAAATTTTCTTCTAAATTAAATTCTATTACTTTTTGGTTATAAGCTTGAAGCGCAGCAATTACACATACTTTAATTTCTTCTTTTGTTAAATTTTCTCCAATATAACTTTTTAGATAGGCAGCTGCTTTAGAACCTGCTTTTTTACCAGATAAAACAAATATACCTCCAAGACCAAAACCAGAAAGCTTAATCAACTGTGAATAAAATTCTCTAAATACAGATTTTGGTAAAGGAAAACTCTCAGACTCAAAATAATTTTTGGCTTTTTTTATTTAGCATAAAATGTTTCAAAAGTAAAACAAAAAATAAAAAATTTTATACTTTTTGCAATATAATTTTTTGTATGGTATCATAATTAACGACAGAATGTAGAACTCGAGGTTAGGTTGATGAAGAGCGTACTAATTGGTGTAAGCGGTGGAATAGATAGTACTTTTTCTGCTATTTATTTATCAGAAAAAGGCTACAAAGTTATAGCAATTAATTTAGTACTAACAAGTAAAAATACAGTTTCAAAAGAAGTTATTGATCTATTTAAAAAATATGACATTGACTTTTACACACTTGATACTAAAGATTATTTTAAAAAAACAGTAATTGATAGGTTTATAAATGACTATAAAAACGGCTTTNNNNNNNNNNGGCTTTACTCCGAATCCCTGCAGTATATGCAACCCGCTTGTTAAATTTAAAATCTTGATTGAACAAGCCAATAAAAAAAATATAGATTATATTGCAACAGGTCACTATGCAGATACACAAAATGGTTTTATAAAAAAACACTTTTCAAATAAAGATCAATCTTATTTTTTAGCTTATCTGCCAAAAAGCACCATAGAGCGAACAATTTTCCCTTTAAAAAAATTTGAAAAAAAAGATATTAAAATTAAAATACCTCTTAATTTACAGGAAAGTAGCGATCTATGTTTTGTTAATGATTATAGAAATCTAATAAGTCATACAAAAAGTGGTTATATTCTATATAATGGTCAAATAATAGGCTTGCATAACGGTTTTCACAATTATACTGTTGGTCAAAGAAAAGGTATTAAATTTTCCAATGAACCATACTACGTAAAAAGCATTGATGTAATTAGTGGTAATATTGCAATAGCAAAAAGACATGAACTATATTTTGACAGATTTACTATAAGTCAGATACATTTACTTAAAAACAAAGAATGGTTTGAGAGCAATAAAGTGGAATGTCTTGTCAGATTTAGATCTAAAAGTACAATGGCAAAATTGGACCCCTACACTGGGAAAGTCTTTTTAGACGAAGCATTGTTTGCTATAACAAAAGGTCAGATTGCTGTATTCTATCACGATGATTTAATTGTTGGATGTGGAAAAATAGATGGGGTTTGAAGATCTATTTAAAAAATTTGTAAAAACCAAATTTATAAGAAATTTAAGATACGAACCTCATATTGTTGAAACTATCTCCTTTATAAAGCCTGAATACTATTCTAATATCCTGGTATTTTATAAACAAATAAATTATTTAAAATCCATACTGCTTGAACATCTCCCTAACGATGATATATTTGATTGTAATGTAGAAAATTTAGAAAATTGTACATTCGATATAAAATTTGATTGTATTGTAATATTTTTATGCAAAAACAGTTCGAATCAATATTCAATATATAAAACAATACAAAATACGAAAAACGCGGATTTATTTATTGTAGATTATTTAATGGGAAAAAAGCTTTTCAATCTGGCTTTAAGATTATCAGATAAATCTTCTTATAATGATATAAAACAAAAAAAACCATCCATATTCGAAGAAAAATACTTACTTACAGACCAGCTTATTAGTAAAAAAAACAATATTGTCATAAAAAAATTCTCAATATGAAGCTTTATGTTTATATCCATATACCTTTTTGCTATAAAAAATGTCCTTACTGCTCATTTATCTCATATGAAAAATCGATCAGTATAAAGCCCCTCTACTTAAAAGCTTTGGTTAAAGAAATTGAAAGTTTTTTTTTAAAAAACAATTCATATACCATTGAGACAATCTATTTTGGAGGCGGCACACCGTCTTTATTAAAACCAGATGAACTCACATTAATTTTAAATACAATTAAAAAATATCATATATCAAAAACATGTGAGATAACGATTGAAGTCAACCCAAACAATGCAACAAAAAATTATCTAAAAAAATTAAAAGAAATTGGTTTTACAAGAATAAGCCTGGGTATTCAATCTTTTAATGATCAAAAGTTGCAATTTTTGCAGAGATTGCACAACTCTAAGCTAAGTTTTAGTTCAATTGAAAATACTATTGAGTTTTTTGACAATGTAAATATTGATTTAATATACGGATTTGAAAATTTTAATATTTTGCAAGAAGATCTAAATCATGCTGTAAGCTTTCCAATAAAACATATATCTGCTTATATTTTAGCTATTGAAAAAGGTACTTTGTTCTATAAACAAAAAATTTCTATTGAAGAAGAAAGTGTGGNNNNNNNNNNTTTTTATACTTAGTAAAATTTTTAAAAAAACACAATATATTTCAATATGAAATTTCAAATTTTGCAAAAAAAGGATTTGAAAGCAAACATAATCAAGCTTACTGGAAAAATTATGATTATGTAGGTTTTGGTTTAAGCGCAAGCTCTCATATAAGCTCTATAAGGTACAAAAATACAGATAACTTAATTGATTATATCAACAAAGTTTTATCTGATAAAAGCCCCATTGTTTACAAAAATAGATTAAACATTAATAAACAAATTAAAGAAGCATTTGTTTTAGGTTTGCGTACAGTAAATGGTATAAATATAAATACGTTTAATCAAACTTACAATTGCAATATTGAGGAAATTTTTAAAAAAGAACTTTCAAAACACTATGAGTTAAAAACACTTAAAAAAGTTAAAGGTTCAATCAAAATTGCAAATTATAAAAAATTTTTAATATCAAACTATATTTTATGCGATTTTATATAAATATAAGCAGGGCTTAAAACCCTGCTTTTAAAAGTGGATTAAAATCTGTTTCTTGAGTTAGAGTAGTTTGACCTTTGTCTTGGATTTGACTCCCTTGGTTTTGCTTCATCTACCCTGATGTTTCTACCGTCTAAATCTGTGTTGTCTAAAGCATCTTTAGCTTTTTGGGCATCGTCTTTTGATTCCATTTCTACAAATCCAAACCCTTTACCTTCAATAACCTTTACCGATACTACATTACCATAACCTGAGAAAACTTCTTTAAGTTTCTCTTCCGTCGTTCGGTAATTCAAA
Coding sequences within:
- a CDS encoding tRNA methyl transferase PRC-barrel domain-containing protein; the protein is GFTPNPCSICNPLVKFKILIEQANKKNIDYIATGHYADTQNGFIKKHFSNKDQSYFLAYLPKSTIERTIFPLKKFEKKDIKIKIPLNLQESSDLCFVNDYRNLISHTKSGYILYNGQIIGLHNGFHNYTVGQRKGIKFSNEPYYVKSIDVISGNIAIAKRHELYFDRFTISQIHLLKNKEWFESNKVECLVRFRSKSTMAKLDPYTGKVFLDEALFAITKGQIAVFYHDDLIVGCGKIDGV
- a CDS encoding coproporphyrinogen-III oxidase family protein — encoded protein: MKLYVYIHIPFCYKKCPYCSFISYEKSISIKPLYLKALVKEIESFFLKNNSYTIETIYFGGGTPSLLKPDELTLILNTIKKYHISKTCEITIEVNPNNATKNYLKKLKEIGFTRISLGIQSFNDQKLQFLQRLHNSKLSFSSIENTIEFFDNVNIDLIYGFENFNILQEDLNHAVSFPIKHISAYILAIEKGTLFYKQKISIEEESV
- a CDS encoding RNA-binding protein, with the protein product MNTNKLYVGNLNYRTTEEKLKEVFSGYGNVVSVKVIEGKGFGFVEMESKDDAQKAKDALDNTDLDGRNIRVDEAKPRESNPRQRSNYSNSRNRF
- a CDS encoding 7-cyano-7-deazaguanine synthase, translating into MKSVLIGVSGGIDSTFSAIYLSEKGYKVIAINLVLTSKNTVSKEVIDLFKKYDIDFYTLDTKDYFKKTVIDRFINDYKNGF
- a CDS encoding 4-vinyl reductase; this translates as MIKLSGFGLGGIFVLSGKKAGSKAAAYLKSYIGENLTKEEIKVCVIAALQAYNQKVIEFNLEENFALIKIDNSIFADGITSKKPVCLPLGGSLAGMLEIFMGGNFEPKEIECKACGAKYCVFELKRKN
- a CDS encoding helix-turn-helix transcriptional regulator; its protein translation is MNLHAEKIKMQRKKVGMTIKELAKKIGYTDAYISQIETGKVIPSFKVLKKIVDTLDLSFRDIIVSNNTQDEKFFFKKNEYLKIRRQNNYIEEKLLCSNLSFKRMQPTYKIIKPDTEYRIDLKPKEEKFGYILKGTIQMQLDDKNVVLNENDSFYINYLNYIVIKNISLIDVELICVDSPPNI